Proteins from one Caulobacter sp. X genomic window:
- a CDS encoding ethanolamine ammonia-lyase subunit EutB, which yields MTRYQVDLAGTRHRFETLAEVLAKATPSRSGDHLAGLAALSSEQRVAARLVLADLPLTTFLDDLVVPYETDEVTRLIIDRHDATAFAPLRALTVGGLREWLLDDRTDEAALKAAARGLTPEMVAAVSKLMRNQDLVSAARRIENVTAFRNTIGLRGRLSTRLQPNHPTDDAKGVAASILDGLLLGSGDAVIGVNPATDDIPTIGRLLRLLDELRQGLNIPTQSCVLTHVTNTIALIGQGAPVDLCFQSIAGTEAANRGFGVSLDLLAEAHHATLALGRGSVGTNVMYFETGQGSCLSSDAHHGVDQQTLECRAYEVARAYAPLLVNSVVGFIGPEYLYDGKQILRAALEDHFCGKLLGLPMGLDICYTNHAEADQDDMDVIATLLGVAGISFIMGVPGADDVMLGYQSTSFHDALYLRDVLGLRPAPEFEAWLAEVGLTDAAGKLVSPDSRLPSLERVPALAALYG from the coding sequence ATGACACGCTATCAGGTTGATCTGGCCGGGACCCGGCACCGCTTCGAGACGCTGGCCGAAGTCCTGGCCAAGGCCACGCCGTCGCGCTCGGGTGATCACCTGGCGGGGCTGGCGGCCCTGTCGTCCGAGCAGCGCGTCGCCGCGCGACTGGTTTTGGCGGACCTGCCTTTGACGACCTTTCTCGACGACTTGGTGGTTCCCTATGAAACCGACGAAGTCACCCGGCTGATCATCGACCGTCACGACGCGACGGCTTTCGCCCCCCTGCGCGCCCTGACCGTGGGGGGCTTGCGCGAATGGCTGCTGGACGACCGCACCGACGAAGCGGCCCTCAAGGCGGCCGCCCGCGGCCTGACCCCGGAAATGGTCGCCGCCGTGTCCAAGCTGATGCGAAACCAGGATCTGGTGTCGGCCGCGCGCCGGATCGAGAACGTCACGGCCTTTCGCAACACCATCGGGCTGCGAGGCCGCCTCTCGACCAGGCTGCAACCCAATCATCCCACCGACGACGCCAAGGGCGTGGCGGCCTCCATCCTCGACGGCCTGCTGCTGGGATCCGGCGACGCGGTCATCGGCGTCAATCCGGCGACCGACGACATTCCCACCATCGGCCGGTTGCTGCGCCTTCTCGACGAGCTCCGCCAGGGGCTGAATATCCCGACCCAAAGCTGCGTGCTCACCCACGTCACCAACACCATCGCGCTGATCGGCCAGGGCGCGCCCGTGGATCTCTGCTTCCAGTCGATCGCCGGAACCGAAGCGGCCAACCGCGGCTTCGGCGTTTCCCTGGACCTCCTGGCCGAGGCCCATCACGCCACCCTGGCCCTGGGGCGAGGATCGGTCGGGACCAACGTGATGTATTTCGAAACCGGCCAGGGCTCATGCCTGTCATCGGACGCCCATCACGGCGTCGACCAGCAAACCCTGGAATGCCGCGCCTATGAGGTCGCCCGCGCCTACGCGCCGCTGCTGGTCAACTCCGTCGTCGGCTTCATCGGCCCCGAATATCTCTACGACGGCAAGCAGATCCTGCGCGCGGCGCTGGAAGACCACTTCTGCGGCAAGCTCCTGGGCCTGCCGATGGGTCTGGACATCTGCTACACCAACCACGCCGAGGCCGACCAGGACGACATGGACGTCATCGCCACCCTGCTGGGCGTGGCCGGAATCAGCTTCATCATGGGCGTCCCCGGCGCCGACGACGTGATGCTCGGCTATCAGTCCACCAGTTTCCACGATGCGCTTTACCTGCGCGATGTCCTTGGGCTGCGGCCCGCGCCCGAGTTCGAGGCTTGGCTCGCCGAGGTTGGACTGACGGACGCCGCGGGCAAGCTGGTCAGTCCGGATTCGCGCCTGCCATCCCTCGAGCGGGTTCCAGCCTTGGCGGCGCTCTATGGCTGA
- the eutC gene encoding ethanolamine ammonia-lyase subunit EutC, with protein MADLITSSSLRERLRAYTTARVAMGRVGSAVLTRDMLDFQLAHARARDAVHNGLPEGAFGVALHGQPVVEVRSQAPDRATYLMRPDLGRRLNPEDLPRLARERAQLAIVIADGLSATAVLAHAADLAGAVIARAGRWRVGPLVVARQARVALGDDIGEALGADLVVVLIGERPGLSAADSLSVYLTWKPVRGRMDSERNCISNIRPPEGWSIEAAADEIMRIAATARLLEKTGVGLFNGDVTALPAG; from the coding sequence ATGGCTGACCTGATCACCTCCTCGAGCCTGCGCGAGCGTCTTCGCGCCTACACCACCGCGCGCGTAGCCATGGGCCGGGTCGGCAGCGCCGTCCTCACGCGCGACATGCTGGACTTCCAGCTGGCTCACGCCCGGGCCCGCGACGCCGTCCACAATGGCTTGCCCGAAGGCGCCTTTGGCGTCGCTTTGCACGGCCAGCCCGTCGTCGAGGTCCGCAGCCAGGCCCCCGACCGGGCGACTTATCTGATGCGACCGGATTTGGGTCGGCGTCTGAATCCCGAAGACCTGCCGCGCTTGGCGCGTGAGCGCGCCCAGTTGGCGATCGTCATCGCCGACGGCCTGTCGGCCACCGCCGTCCTGGCCCATGCCGCGGACCTGGCCGGCGCGGTGATCGCCCGCGCCGGGCGCTGGCGGGTCGGGCCGCTGGTGGTGGCGCGCCAGGCGCGCGTGGCGCTGGGCGACGATATCGGCGAGGCGTTGGGCGCGGACCTGGTGGTGGTGCTGATCGGCGAGCGTCCAGGCCTCAGCGCGGCTGACAGCCTATCGGTCTATCTCACCTGGAAACCCGTGCGCGGCCGCATGGATAGCGAACGAAACTGCATCTCGAACATCCGCCCGCCCGAGGGCTGGAGCATCGAGGCCGCCGCCGACGAGATCATGCGCATCGCCGCGACCGCGCGCCTGCTCGAGAAGACCGGGGTGGGTCTGTTCAACGGCGACGTGACCGCCTTGCCGGCGGGCTGA
- a CDS encoding DUF2946 family protein: MTRSPLQRRSFARAVFMTLAALAVAFKVMIPAGFMTAPDPRNGLPFSLVLCTGDGAKLVQPGEALAGHHDKDADKSAHDSPCPFASHGAAAPPPSPFTATKVAFVAYLDVPPARVVHLAPGRGLAAPPLPARGPPSQLI, encoded by the coding sequence GTGACTCGTTCGCCGCTCCAGCGCCGTTCCTTCGCCCGCGCCGTCTTCATGACGCTCGCGGCGCTGGCGGTCGCCTTCAAGGTGATGATCCCGGCCGGCTTCATGACCGCGCCCGATCCGCGCAACGGCCTGCCGTTCTCTTTGGTGCTCTGCACCGGCGACGGCGCCAAGCTCGTCCAGCCCGGAGAGGCGCTGGCCGGTCATCACGACAAGGACGCCGACAAGTCCGCACACGACTCGCCCTGCCCGTTCGCCAGCCACGGCGCGGCGGCCCCGCCGCCGAGCCCGTTCACGGCGACCAAGGTCGCGTTCGTCGCCTATCTCGACGTCCCGCCCGCGCGGGTCGTCCACCTCGCCCCCGGGCGAGGCCTCGCCGCCCCGCCCCTGCCGGCGCGCGGTCCTCCAAGCCAGCTGATCTAG